Genomic window (Granulicella arctica):
CTCCTGTGTTGACGCAGGGAATTCCGTTCATCGCGCAAGGCGGTGTTCGTTATGGTTGGGGTGCGCGGAACAACTAAAACAGTGTTAATTACAAGTTATCTGTGGCTTTCGCGTCGGTGTACTCTTTTGATGTTCCGAGCTTCTGTGCGTGGTAGATGCCTTTGTGGCCGGAGAACAGATAGCTGGTGACGCAGGCGATGGCTGCGAAGGCTCCTGCTTCTGGTCCGAATAGTTCGAGGGCCATGAGGCTTGAGGCGATCGGCGTGTTTGCTGCTCCTGCGAAGACGGCTACAAAACCCATTGCGGCGAGAAGCGACGACGGTAACGGTAAGAAGCTCGAGAGTGCGTTTCCCAGCGTTGCGCCGATGTAGAAGAGCGGCGTGACTTCGCCGCCTTTGAAGCCTGCTCCGAGTGTGACGGTGGTGAAGGCGAACTTTGCTGCGAAGTCGTATCGCGGAAGATGCTGTGAGAAGGCTGCGACGATGGTTGGAATCCCGAGGCCGATGTACTTGCTGGTGTGCGCGATTCCTATGCTGAAGACTGCGATGGCTACGAGCGATCCCCCGATGAAAGGCCGCAATGGAGCGTAGGTTACATGCTTCTTGAAGATGGCTGAAATGGCGTGCGTTGTGCGGGCGAAGAGTAAGGCTGTGATGCCGAAGGCAATGCCTGCGACGATGGCTGCGAGCATGTTGATCGGCGTAAGTGGAGCGAGTTCGGTGACGGTGTAGATGGTGTGGTGAACTCTCCACGCGTGTGTGACGTAATCGGCTGCGAAGGCGGCGAGGAAGCAGGGGAAGATTGCGTCGTAGCCTACGCTGCCGATGGTCAGGACTTCCAGGCCGAAGACTGCGCCTGCGAGCGGTGTGCCGAAGACGGAGCCAAAGCCTGCGCTGATGCCGGCAATCAGGAGCGTTCGACGATCTCTCCTGCTCAGGCTCAGGTGTGGAATGTGGCTGAGGATCAGGTCGATCTGGTCGGCCAGCGATGCTCCTGTCTGAAGCGCCGTTCCTTCGCGGCCTGCGGAGCCGCCGAAGAGGTGCGTGAGCGCTGTTCCGATCAGGATGAGCGGTGTCATCCGGAAGGGAACTGTGGAACGCGCTTCGCGGGCTTCGGCGTGGATCTCGGTGACGATGAGATTGTTACCGGCTTCGACGGAGCGACCGAAGTAGTGATACATCAAGCCGACTACGAGGCCTGCGATCGGCAGCAAGGCGATGATCCACGGATGCGCTTCGCGCGTGCTTGTTGCCCAGTTGAGCATGACAATCAAGAGGGCTGACGCAGAGCCAGCAAGGATTCCGACTGCGATGGCGAGAATGAGCCAACGCGCGGTGTCTTTGAGTTGACGAATGAAAAGCATGGGTCTCCTACGAGCAGATCGTAGGAGTCATCAGCCAGCCTGTTGCCTGGCGGTTATGGCGGAACCCCATCGCCTTGATCCGAGATTATCAATCTATAAGTAAGCGGTCAATTGCTGCTGGCCATTCGGATGGTGCATCGACGGTTGCGTCGGGTTCCGCGGCGGCGAGTGAGTGTGGAGCGAGGCCGAAGGTGCAGCCAAGCGAGCGCGCACCGCAGTTGCGTGCGGTGAGAATGTCTACGTCCGAATCGCCGACCATGAGGGTTTGCGATGGCGTGAGTGGTTTGCCGGAGAGTGCAGCAGCTTCGGCGATGAGGGTTTGCAGGCCTAGCGGATCGGGCTTCTTGGTGTGAAAGCTGTTTCCGCCGTAGTTCTGGAAAAAGTAGCGGTCGAGGCCGAAGTGGGCGCAGATGGCTCGGGATGGATTGACGGGCTTGTTCGTGAGAACGGCCATGAGGATCTTTGGATTCGCGGCTTTGATGGTTTCGAGTGCTTCGAGAACGCCTTTGTAGACGTAGGTGTTGTCGAGCTTGTGAACGTGGTAGTACTCCAGAAAATATGTGATTGCTGATGTTACATACTCATCGTCGTGCCGCTCTCCTGCCGGGTCTCCGAGGGCTCGGCGGATGAGCATGCCGACGCCGTCGCCGATGTAGGTGGCTACCACGGCTTGGGGCAGTGCAGGTCTGCCGAGGTGCTGGAGTGTGGCGTTGACGGCGTTGCAGAGATCGACGCGGGAGTCGATCAGGGTGCCGTCGAGGTCGAAGACGATGAGGCTTAAGGTCATTT
Coding sequences:
- a CDS encoding voltage-gated chloride channel family protein, with translation MLFIRQLKDTARWLILAIAVGILAGSASALLIVMLNWATSTREAHPWIIALLPIAGLVVGLMYHYFGRSVEAGNNLIVTEIHAEAREARSTVPFRMTPLILIGTALTHLFGGSAGREGTALQTGASLADQIDLILSHIPHLSLSRRDRRTLLIAGISAGFGSVFGTPLAGAVFGLEVLTIGSVGYDAIFPCFLAAFAADYVTHAWRVHHTIYTVTELAPLTPINMLAAIVAGIAFGITALLFARTTHAISAIFKKHVTYAPLRPFIGGSLVAIAVFSIGIAHTSKYIGLGIPTIVAAFSQHLPRYDFAAKFAFTTVTLGAGFKGGEVTPLFYIGATLGNALSSFLPLPSSLLAAMGFVAVFAGAANTPIASSLMALELFGPEAGAFAAIACVTSYLFSGHKGIYHAQKLGTSKEYTDAKATDNL
- a CDS encoding HAD family hydrolase is translated as MTLSLIVFDLDGTLIDSRVDLCNAVNATLQHLGRPALPQAVVATYIGDGVGMLIRRALGDPAGERHDDEYVTSAITYFLEYYHVHKLDNTYVYKGVLEALETIKAANPKILMAVLTNKPVNPSRAICAHFGLDRYFFQNYGGNSFHTKKPDPLGLQTLIAEAAALSGKPLTPSQTLMVGDSDVDILTARNCGARSLGCTFGLAPHSLAAAEPDATVDAPSEWPAAIDRLLID